The nucleotide window AACCTTTTCGACCAATCCCCGTGTGGCCCATCTGGGCCGCCTTCCCCTTCCTGTCCAGGAAGGAGCCTTCTGCGGAAGGGGGGAAAGATTATATCTGGGGGACACCCCCAGACCCCTGCCATAAGGGGGCGTCCCTCAGAAGGGGCGAAACCTCTCTGGACTCCCCTTTTTCATCACCCTGCTAGACTCGATACGGGATACGTGTTTGTCCCCTGGATTCCAGCCTGCGCTGGAATGACATCAACATCCATCATACGTAAAGATATATACGAGACACTACACTAGTCCCGGCAGTTAATACAGCGGTCGAAGAAGTCCGGCTCCAGGCTTGCTTTCCGGGCCATGTATTCAAGCTGCTTCTCGGGAGCAAAGTAGTCGCCGCAGACACTGCACTTCGCCAGCTTGAATTCTATCACATTGCCGGGCATGGTTATAGTCCGGGTATCGCCGGAATCCTCCATTTTAATTGCCCCGGTGGGACAGATATAGGCACAGGAGCCACATCCAATGCAGGCATTGGAATCATCATAGAAAGGAATCGCCATCTCACGTTCAACACCCCGGTTGACCAGACTGATGGCCGATACCCCGACTACTTCCTCGCAGGCCCGGACACAGAGAGCACAGAGGATACAGCTACCATGGTCTTCCTGCGGATAGGAAGTTTTCTCGACACCAAGCTGCCGGGCCATGTCCTGAATGACCTCCGACTCCGGACAGCGAGCGAGTAAAAGGTCGATTATCGTCTGCCGGTTACGCCGGACTCTTTCGGTACTCGTTTTCACTTCCAGGCCTTCTTCTACCGGATACAGGCAGGAAGTAACCAGTCTCTCTCTTCCGCTACTGGTCTTTACCTCGACGAGGCAGAGTCGGCAGGCTCCATAGGGACTGACGGACTCGTGAGCACAGAGGGCGGGAATATGGATATTATGCGCAGTGGCAACATCAAGCACCATCGTTCCTTCTTCAGCTTCAATGACCTTGCCGTCAATCGTCAATGTCACCATATCCTGATTGTCCTCACTTTACTATTACGGAGTCCAGGCGGCAGACGTCATAGCAGGCGCCGCACTTGATGCATTTCTCCTGGTCGAGGAGCACCGGCTTCTTCTTTTCAACCAGCGTTATCGCTCCCTGGGGGCAGGTCTTGATGCAAAGACCGCACCCGGGGCATTTGTCGGAAATAGAGTAGGTTATCAGTGCTTTGCATACACCCGCAGGACAGCGCTTATCCCTGATATGGGCCTGATACTCGTCCCGGAAGTAGCGTATCGACGTTAGTACCGGGTTGGGAGCAGTTTGGCCCAGTCCGCAGAGGGCGCTATCCGTGAGCGTCTCCGATAGATGTTCCAGTCGCTCGATGTCCTCCTCTTCTCCCCTGCCCTCGGTAATGCCGGTCAGTATCTCACGCATCCTCTTGAGGCCTTCGCGGCAGGGTACGCACTTACCGCAGGACTCGCCTTCAAGGAAGGAGATGAAGTACCTGGCGATATCTACCATGCAGTTGGTCTCGTCCATGACAATCATCCCGCCGGAGCCCATCATCGAGCCGACCTTGTCCAGTTCGTCGAAATCGACGGGAATACCGAGCATACTTTCCGGGATGCAGCCGCCGGAAGGGCCACCGGTCTGAATGGCCTTGAGCTTCTTCCCTTTGGGAACACCGCCGCCAATGTCCATGACAATCTCGCGCAGTGTCATGCCCATGGGCACTTCCACCAGGCCGGTATTGTTGACCTTACCCACCAGTGAGAATATCTTGGTACCTTTACTGTTTTCGGTGCCAATCTGCCGGTACCAGTCAGCGCCCTTATTAATAATCAGGGGCACGTTTGCCCATGTTTCGACGTTATTGAGATTGGTCGGCTTTTCCCAGAGTCCCTTCTCCGAGGTATGAATATATTTTGCCCGAGGCTCACCGACTTTACCTTCAAGCGAGGCCATCAGGGCCGTTGATTCACCGCAGACAAAGGCACCGCCGCCACGGTTGATGCTGATGCGACAACTGAAGCCGGAGCCGAAGATGTTATCGCCCAGAAGCCCGCATTCCTCCGCCTGCCGGATGGCGGTCCCGGCATGCAGCACGGCCAGCGGGTACTCATTGCGTACGTAGATGAATCCCTCGTTCGACCCGATGGCATAGGCACCGATTAGCATACCTTCAATGGCGGAATGGGGATTACCTTCCATGAGACTCCGGTCCATGAATGCACCGGGGTCGCCCTCATCACAGTTGCAGATGACGTACTTCGGCTCCCCCTCAGCGTCACGGGTGGTCTGCCATTTCCTTGCGGTAGCGAAGCCGCCACCACCGCGCCCGCGCAGGTTTGCTTTCCTGACTTCCTCGAGCACCTCGACCGGAGACATCTTAAAGATGGCTTTGACCAAGGCAGAGTAACCGCCCAACGCGATGTAATCATTGACGTTGTTGGGGTCAATCCTGGAGTTGTCCGCCAGCAGAAGTCGCAGCTGTTTCTTGTAGAACGGGACTTCGCTCTCGTGAACCGCTTGCTGCCCGGTGTTCGGGTCGACATATAGCAGCCGGTCAATAATCTTGCCGCTGACAATGGTCTCCGAGACTATCTCGGCCACGTCCTTCGGCCTGACGCGCTGATAGAGGATATTTTCCGGTTCGATAACAACCAGCGGCCCTCTCTCACAGAAGCCCGGGCACCCTGTGACCCTGATATCTACCCCGGAGTTCAACCCCCGCGACTCCACTTCACTCCTGAAGGCAGCGATGAGGTCCTCGGCCCCCAGGGCAAGGCAGCCCGTACCGCCGCAGATGGTCAGGCACCGCCGGCTGGTGTCCCGGTTCCGCACTATCGACTCTCTCAGTGCCTCCAACTCCTGTGGGGAACTTAGCCTGTTCAATATTATGTTCCTCTCTCGCAGTTTCACGGTAGCCTATTTGTACATCGACA belongs to Dehalococcoidales bacterium and includes:
- a CDS encoding 2Fe-2S iron-sulfur cluster-binding protein; protein product: MVTLTIDGKVIEAEEGTMVLDVATAHNIHIPALCAHESVSPYGACRLCLVEVKTSSGRERLVTSCLYPVEEGLEVKTSTERVRRNRQTIIDLLLARCPESEVIQDMARQLGVEKTSYPQEDHGSCILCALCVRACEEVVGVSAISLVNRGVEREMAIPFYDDSNACIGCGSCAYICPTGAIKMEDSGDTRTITMPGNVIEFKLAKCSVCGDYFAPEKQLEYMARKASLEPDFFDRCINCRD
- a CDS encoding NADH-quinone oxidoreductase subunit NuoF gives rise to the protein MNRLSSPQELEALRESIVRNRDTSRRCLTICGGTGCLALGAEDLIAAFRSEVESRGLNSGVDIRVTGCPGFCERGPLVVIEPENILYQRVRPKDVAEIVSETIVSGKIIDRLLYVDPNTGQQAVHESEVPFYKKQLRLLLADNSRIDPNNVNDYIALGGYSALVKAIFKMSPVEVLEEVRKANLRGRGGGGFATARKWQTTRDAEGEPKYVICNCDEGDPGAFMDRSLMEGNPHSAIEGMLIGAYAIGSNEGFIYVRNEYPLAVLHAGTAIRQAEECGLLGDNIFGSGFSCRISINRGGGAFVCGESTALMASLEGKVGEPRAKYIHTSEKGLWEKPTNLNNVETWANVPLIINKGADWYRQIGTENSKGTKIFSLVGKVNNTGLVEVPMGMTLREIVMDIGGGVPKGKKLKAIQTGGPSGGCIPESMLGIPVDFDELDKVGSMMGSGGMIVMDETNCMVDIARYFISFLEGESCGKCVPCREGLKRMREILTGITEGRGEEEDIERLEHLSETLTDSALCGLGQTAPNPVLTSIRYFRDEYQAHIRDKRCPAGVCKALITYSISDKCPGCGLCIKTCPQGAITLVEKKKPVLLDQEKCIKCGACYDVCRLDSVIVK